DNA from Drosophila suzukii chromosome 2R, CBGP_Dsuzu_IsoJpt1.0, whole genome shotgun sequence:
TCATCTAGGTCTGATGGTGTTCGCTGCCACTGGGACTGCTGttggtgttgttgttggtgttattattgttgctgttgccggTGGTGGCGCCGGCGTTGGTGTTGGTGTTGGAGGTGCCACCACTACTGCTGGGCGTCCGCATCATGAGACGGGACAAGCTGGTGTCGCTGAGCGAGTAGATTTCGGGTTCAAAAACGGGCGGACACTTCATGTTGGGGTAGTCCGGCGTGGCCGCCTTGGACTCCACAGATCCCGAGCTGGACACCTTCGGGGTAGCCGCACCCTCCGACATCGTCGCCTCCACCGGCTCCTCCTCCCTCTGTCTGCTGGCCATGACCGGAGGCGGAGGAGCCGGAGGCAGCGGCGGCTGCAGACCCTCCGACGAGCACAAGTTAGTGGTCGAGGTGGTCATTATGCCGGGACCCCGGTAACTCCGATAGCCCGCCTGATTGTGCGTGGGCAGGGTGATCTGGCTAAAGATCTCTTGATCGCAGTCCGGATCCGCGCTGCTCGGCGGCGTAActatctgctgctgctggtgatgatgatgaccgAACAGCGTGCGATGCAGCAAGGGGGAGCCCAGGAAACGGTTCTCCTTGGAGGGCTTCGCCGGCGTCCCTCCCGAAATGGAGAGCTTCGAGAAGATCGGAATCGGCGCCGAGTTCTTGCGATGCGCATCGTACTTGGTACCCACAATCTTGTCGCGCAAGTCCTGATTGTACGTCTGgctcttcttgatgctgctgccgctgccgaTGATGGCCATCCCGTTGCCTCCGGCTCCGTCCAAAGCGTGATTCGATTTGGATTTCTTGTTGAGCGGCAGCGTCATGGTCATCGCGTGACCCGGGGCACAGCCACTCCCCGAGGAGCCGGTCGAGTGCTTCGAAAATGGAAACCGTCGATCGCTGCTCGACTTCCCCTTGGACTTCTTCTGATCCGCCGAGGATCCGGAACTCTTGTGCAGGAAACTGGAGAGCTGTAGCTGCTGGGAGCGCAGGAACTGCTTGGTCTTGCTGTGTTGCGGCTGCgactgctgatgttgctgctgaaCATGCTGAGGGTGctgttgatgatgatgatggtgctCCTGCCGACTGCTGGAACTGGTGCTCGGCTCATCCCCGCATATCAACTCGTAGCCAAAGTCGCGCAGCTTCTGACCCTCCTTGGTCCTGGTTCTCTTGATACTCTCGTCGTCCGGCTTGAAGCTAATCTCGTAGTCGGGTGTCTTGGGCAGACTAACGCTCTGGATCTTGGGCAGTTTCTCCAGCGGCTTGGCCACGCTGCTGCTTATGGTGCTCTGCTGACTGGCCGTGGATTCTGTGCGTGCATGCTTGTGCTTCTCCACACCCAAGTGCACCCGATTGTTGTACATCTCCTgggcctcctcctcctgcttGCGCAGCATCAGATCCTTGAGTGTCACAAAGCCCTGGGTATTGTGACCGTGATCCAAGGTATTGCCCACACTCATCTTGGGCAGAAGGGTTTTCGAGGTGTGGAAATCGAATTCCACCAAATTCGGATTTGAAGCGTGCAGAAAGTTGAAGGGCGCCTTCTTCAAgctcgacttgctgctggGACTCTGGCTTTGGCTCTGACTGGGACTCTCATCGGAGCTCTGGTGCTGCAGCGATGTCGGCGTTGCCGTGGGCGTGGGTGTGGGTGTTGGCGCCGGGGAGGCGGGCGGACCCAGAATCGAAGCGGAGAAGGATACGGCCGACTCTGTTCCACTGACCACCGAACTTCTGCTGGAGCTGCGCGACAGCTTGGGCGCCACCATGGGCGGAATCTGGGTGGGCGGCATGGCCGGATCATGGTATCCCGGCGTATTGGCGCCAATCTGAATGCCAAAACTTCCGCCTGGCACCTTCCGGTAACTGCGATACTGCTCCGTGGGCACAGGAATGTCGCTCGACGGCTTCGCTGCACTGCTCTTGAATGTATTCGTAAACTTGCGGAACGAGTCCAGGTAGCCGCGCTCGTGCTTAATGGGAGCAGACGAAGGAGGTGTTCCGCCAGATAACACCATCGACATGGACATCGCCTCCTTGTTGCCCTGCGGCGAGGGAGTGCTCAGGTTCTGGGTCACCAGGGCATCGTTTTCCTCCCCGGAGCTGTCGTTCTCGGAGTACAGATCCTTGGCATCGCCTCCGCTTTTGGATCCCGAGCTAGGTGGCACCTTGAGCGAGGCCTGGCGCAAGAAGTCCACCCACTGGTTGAGTGCGTTCAGCGACTCGGCCGCAAAGTAGAAGGTCTTGGCCGTGTGGTAAACCTTGAAGGCATGCGGCTTGGAGTGCACCTCCTTTGCCAGCGAAACCGTGAAGCCGGGCAAGAAGATCACCAAGCTGGCGCTGGTGCTCTGTTTACTGCGAAATCCGTACAGAATGGTGTCCAGCATAACAAAATAAATCTTTGCCCAGTAGGTCACACCGCGATGATTCTTCTTGCGCCTGTACAGGTGACCCTGGATGTCGCCAGTGGGCAGCAGCTTGAGATTCGTATTCCGCCGCTTGGCCATCAAGCTGTGCTTCTTCTTCAGGGTCAGAGTGCGCGATTTGCTGGGCGTGTGCAGCTCACTAATCTCCGAAGTATCGGCTGGCGGCAGCACGGGAACTGAAATACTAGTGACACTAGAAGCTGGCTGCATGCTGGCGGGTTTTGGCGGAGGTGGAGGCACCGTCGGTGGCGTCATTTCCCTCTGCTTGCGGGGCCGTGGTGGCGGAGCCGGCGGTGTGACAAGCAGGAACTCCTTTCTTGGCTCAATCGCTGGTGGCGTATCAGACTCCTCTCCTGAATTGTCGTAGGCCGGAGTACTGTGACTCTTGTCCAATCGACCCCTTCGACCCTGCTGCAGGAGAGGCATATTAATGGCCTCCGCCAGGGGCAAGTCCTGACCACTTGTGGCCAGACTAATCGCCTCCAGCAGTTCCTCGGCGTTCTCCGTTTTGCAGTTGCGCAGTGTCTCCAAGGCGTCCTCGTCGCCCTCATCCGCAAACGGAATCGGCTCGAAGGTCTCCAGTATGGTGTTCTCAACGTTGCATGTGAACTTCTCATTCTTCACCACGTAGTCCTCCTTGGCGTCGAATCGAACTACCTTGCTGACTCCCGGCTTGTAGCGATCAACGAGGAATTCGCGCTGCGAGTCCTCCGTCAGCTGCTTTAGCTTTCTCACCTCATGAAACATCCTCTTGGCCTTGTCCGTGGAGGTGTCGCCCGCAATGCCTATACAAGTGGTGGGCCTCGGCGTAAGCTCCAACCCATATCCGAAGGATTGCGACTTGTCGCGGATGCTGGGCGAGCTGGAGTCGCGGGCGGCAGGCGAGCCCCCGCCTGGCTTCCTTTCGTGCCACGAAGGAACCACCAGTTCCGAATGCTTCAGACTCAGAAACTCGTCGCCACAAATGGTGTTTCTCCGCTGGAGCAAAGCGCGTGGCTTTGGATAATACAAACGAATCTCGCGAGCAGTTAGCTTGGGA
Protein-coding regions in this window:
- the cnk gene encoding CNK3/IPCEF1 fusion protein is translated as MAYINIAEWTPDQVTDWIKGLDESMKGYLYEFSKQEIGGRALLNIRPYELENLGMLRIGHQEIVLEAVENLRNFHYHLKNDNLQFMALHVATAAGNLHRELARNHAESTKIDTRILHDITRTIATLKPLVGSLERTPFRKQEMYREYCGNVLKCGLELATIAHRDRFALQPVPAIRLSAERLENLANFVIQDISDPMVLQPASLNLVTLKKRESELGFNIESSYNGIHRVTDIKYNSPAHNSGKIEDGDEIVQINYQTVVGWQHRTVLEHLREALPDVVLTVKKRPKHTKMFGQIYMQPYRLPSKKRNMATRWAEQMPSPRTAFLTLDTDPSATGAMGSVPPNPIKSLSSEKREVLPKANPVSSASDSDSSCSDIPTPTDPKLTAREIRLYYPKPRALLQRRNTICGDEFLSLKHSELVVPSWHERKPGGGSPAARDSSSPSIRDKSQSFGYGLELTPRPTTCIGIAGDTSTDKAKRMFHEVRKLKQLTEDSQREFLVDRYKPGVSKVVRFDAKEDYVVKNEKFTCNVENTILETFEPIPFADEGDEDALETLRNCKTENAEELLEAISLATSGQDLPLAEAINMPLLQQGRRGRLDKSHSTPAYDNSGEESDTPPAIEPRKEFLLVTPPAPPPRPRKQREMTPPTVPPPPPKPASMQPASSVTSISVPVLPPADTSEISELHTPSKSRTLTLKKKHSLMAKRRNTNLKLLPTGDIQGHLYRRKKNHRGVTYWAKIYFVMLDTILYGFRSKQSTSASLVIFLPGFTVSLAKEVHSKPHAFKVYHTAKTFYFAAESLNALNQWVDFLRQASLKVPPSSGSKSGGDAKDLYSENDSSGEENDALVTQNLSTPSPQGNKEAMSMSMVLSGGTPPSSAPIKHERGYLDSFRKFTNTFKSSAAKPSSDIPVPTEQYRSYRKVPGGSFGIQIGANTPGYHDPAMPPTQIPPMVAPKLSRSSSRSSVVSGTESAVSFSASILGPPASPAPTPTPTPTATPTSLQHQSSDESPSQSQSQSPSSKSSLKKAPFNFLHASNPNLVEFDFHTSKTLLPKMSVGNTLDHGHNTQGFVTLKDLMLRKQEEEAQEMYNNRVHLGVEKHKHARTESTASQQSTISSSVAKPLEKLPKIQSVSLPKTPDYEISFKPDDESIKRTRTKEGQKLRDFGYELICGDEPSTSSSSRQEHHHHHQQHPQHVQQQHQQSQPQHSKTKQFLRSQQLQLSSFLHKSSGSSADQKKSKGKSSSDRRFPFSKHSTGSSGSGCAPGHAMTMTLPLNKKSKSNHALDGAGGNGMAIIGSGSSIKKSQTYNQDLRDKIVGTKYDAHRKNSAPIPIFSKLSISGGTPAKPSKENRFLGSPLLHRTLFGHHHHQQQQIVTPPSSADPDCDQEIFSQITLPTHNQAGYRSYRGPGIMTTSTTNLCSSEGLQPPLPPAPPPPVMASRQREEEPVEATMSEGAATPKVSSSGSVESKAATPDYPNMKCPPVFEPEIYSLSDTSLSRLMMRTPSSSGGTSNTNTNAGATTGNSNNNNTNNNTNSSPSGSEHHQT